The following coding sequences are from one Capsicum annuum cultivar UCD-10X-F1 chromosome 3, UCD10Xv1.1, whole genome shotgun sequence window:
- the LOC107862410 gene encoding uncharacterized protein LOC107862410, with amino-acid sequence MEVPESSHTYTMPSDDTSEKLFQKRRCCSFFPSSGGVSLKWWRKKEGSVWAKGINALKKLREWSEIVAGPRWKTFIRRFNRNKNGTQGKFQYDPLSYALNFDEGNNGEEDNEYGLRDFSTRYASIPASARGSVDLGKDGSNFV; translated from the coding sequence ATGGAGGTACCTGAATCTTCACACACATATACAATGCCAAGTGATGATACATCAGAGAAGCTATTCCAAAAACGGCGCTGCTGTTCCTTCTTCCCGTCGTCAGGAGGCGTTAGCTTGAAATGGTGGCGTAAGAAGGAAGGTTCTGTATGGGCTAAAGGGATTAACGCTCTTAAAAAGCTACGAGAATGGTCGGAGATTGTTGCAGGACCGAGATGGAAGACTTTCATTCGGCGATTCAATCGGAATAAAAATGGTACGCAGGGGAAATTCCAGTATGATCCTTTGAGCTATGCGTTGAACTTTGATGAAGGTAATAATGGAGAGGAGGACAATGAGTACGGCCTTCGGGATTTCTCCACGAGATATGCTTCTATTCCGGCGTCGGCTAGAGGGTCCGTTGATTTGGGTAAGGATGGGTCTAACTTTGTATGA
- the LOC107862409 gene encoding protein NUCLEAR FUSION DEFECTIVE 2 isoform X1 → MWHLRRFICSILLALALYSSPQARANPSLSIRPTSPFSIALETLQNQIQYTFQDVELLRRALTHASYSGENNRALSILGEKVIEGSVSLQLLSKDIDMPPKDLNRVIVDLSSNVVSSCVADGGRLGLQKIIRVSRKTNSSAPAVVCGAFRAVFGAIAIDKSSLDSAGKVFLTIHGKGMEKAMAM, encoded by the exons ATGTGGCATCTCCGGCGATTTATTTGCTCCATCTTACTTGCTTTAGCCCTCTACTCTTCTCCTCAG GCTCGGGCAAATCCATCCTTATCAATCAGACCCACTTCGCCTTTCTCTATCGCTCTTGAAACCCTTCAAAACCAAATCCA GTACACATTTCAAGATGTGGAGTTGCTACGACGCGCACTGACGCATGCATCATACTCAGGAGAGAACAATAGAGCTTTGAGCATTTTGGGGGAGAAGGTGATTGAGGGTTCGGTTTCTCTGCAATTGCTTAGCAAGGACATCGACATGCCCCCCAAGGATCTCAACCGGGTTATTGTGGATCTGTCCTCCAATGTGGTATCATCGTGTGTTGCTGACGGAGGACGCTTAGGTTTACAGAAGATAATCAGGGTTTCACGGAAGACCAATTCGTCGGCTCCTGCAGTGGTTTGTGGTGCTTTCAGGGCGGTGTTCGGAGCAATTGCAATTGACAAGAGTAGCTTGGACAGTGCGGGGAAGGTGTTCTTGACAATTCACGGGAAAGGCATGGAGAAAGCTATGGCAATGTAA
- the LOC107862409 gene encoding protein NUCLEAR FUSION DEFECTIVE 2 isoform X2: MHTGKSRTPVVYFLPYTFQDVELLRRALTHASYSGENNRALSILGEKVIEGSVSLQLLSKDIDMPPKDLNRVIVDLSSNVVSSCVADGGRLGLQKIIRVSRKTNSSAPAVVCGAFRAVFGAIAIDKSSLDSAGKVFLTIHGKGMEKAMAM; the protein is encoded by the exons ATGCATACAGGAAAATCTCGTACACCTGTAGTGTATTTTTTGCC GTACACATTTCAAGATGTGGAGTTGCTACGACGCGCACTGACGCATGCATCATACTCAGGAGAGAACAATAGAGCTTTGAGCATTTTGGGGGAGAAGGTGATTGAGGGTTCGGTTTCTCTGCAATTGCTTAGCAAGGACATCGACATGCCCCCCAAGGATCTCAACCGGGTTATTGTGGATCTGTCCTCCAATGTGGTATCATCGTGTGTTGCTGACGGAGGACGCTTAGGTTTACAGAAGATAATCAGGGTTTCACGGAAGACCAATTCGTCGGCTCCTGCAGTGGTTTGTGGTGCTTTCAGGGCGGTGTTCGGAGCAATTGCAATTGACAAGAGTAGCTTGGACAGTGCGGGGAAGGTGTTCTTGACAATTCACGGGAAAGGCATGGAGAAAGCTATGGCAATGTAA